In Hymenobacter volaticus, the genomic window CGGCTACAGCCACCTCATTTGCCTTGCTCCTATCACGCCTTTCTGTATGTCGTCACCTACTACTTCCAAGCCAACAACCTCCGAAAACCCCTTCGTAGCCTTGCTCCGCCGGGCTGGGCTGCTCGACTGGTTTTTGCTAGGGTTGATGGGCACTGTAGCCTTGGCATATCTGGTACCGGATGTAGGCAGCAAAGCAAGTCCGATACCCTGGAAGCTGCTGACTACAACAGGCGTGGCTTTGATTTTCTTTTTTTATGGGCTGCGGCTGAACCTGGAAAAGCTAAAAGCCGGGCTACGCAATTGGAAGCTCCACACGGTGGTACAGCTTACTACGTTTGTGGTGTTTCCACTGCTGGCGCTGGCCGTGCGGCCTTTTTTCGGCAACGAAAAGGCGGACCTGCTCTGGCAGAGTATTTTCTTTCTTTGCACGCTGCCTAGTACGGTTTCCACGTCGGTGGTGATGGTGGGCATTGCGGGTGGCAACTTGCCCGCGGCTATCTTCAATGCGAGCATTAGCAGTTTAATCGGCATCTTCCTCACCCCTATCTGGACCAGCCTTATTCTGCACACCGGCACCGGGAACGGCCAGCTTTGGGGCTTGGCCCTCGACCTGACGTGGCAGGTGGTATTGCCCGTGGTGGTGGGCGTGCTGCTTAACCCGCGCTTTGGCAGCTTCGCCGAGCAGCACAAACAAACCCTGCGCACCTTCGACCAGATTGTTATCCTGCTCATCGTCTTCACGTCGTTCTGCGAGTCGTTTGCTGAAGGCGTTTTCCGCAGCTACATTCCCACCGATGTGCTGTTGCTCGGCTTGGGTATGGTGGCCCTGTACTTCGTGATTTTTGCGTTGGTGTGGGGCTTAAGTGCTTTGCTCGGTTTCACGCGCGAGGACCGGATTGTGGCGCTGTTCTGCGGATCGAAGAAGTCGTTGGTGCACGGCAGCGTCATGGCCAGCTTGCTGTTTCCAGCTACCGCCGCTACAGGTGCGTTGCTGCTGCCGCTGATGCTTTACCACGCCTTACAAATCATTTTGGCTAGTGTTATGGCGCAACGGATGGGCCAAAAAACGACTATATAGTAGCATCAAAAAAATAGTATTATTCAGCAATAGCAATAGGTATATGCAATTGAATTACGAGGCGAAACAGCCAGTTGTGAGAATTACACTTTTCTGTGCTAGCATACAAGCTACTAATTGCTTAGTGCCGCTCTTACACTACTGTAGAGCTTCAGAACTGTGTAATAATGAATTTGGCGGCCGAAGTTCCAAGTGTAGGTTAGAACTACGCCGCTATTATCAATTGCCTGCACAATAGCATCCACGCAATAGTGTTTTTTCTAGTCGATTTGTTATATTTGAAGCTATTAAATACTTCAAGAGTCTGTTTCCCGGCATGAAAAAACTTCTTCTCGTTATTGTTTTATTTTCAGGTTTAGCTACCGTCACTCTAGCCCAAACGCCGACTCAAAAGGTGTATGCCGCCGTTGTGAAGAATAAGCCTGCTGACGTAGAGGCCTTACTGAAAGCTGGTGCCGACCCCAATGCTCCCGTTGAAATGATGCCAGGCTTTCCTACTAGCTTTCTGATCCTGGCCGCCGGACGCAGCCAGACCGAAATCGTGAAAATTCTGCTTCAGCATAAAGCCTTAGTCAACAAGCCCGACAGCTTCAATGCCACTGCTCTGATGGCCGCGGCTGGCGAAGGCAACATGGAGCTGGTAACGCTTCTGCTGGCCGCTGGCGCCGATCCTAAGCTAAAAGACAACGATGGCAAAGATGCCTTGGCTAGCGCCAAGGAAAGCGGCAACGCCGAAGTACTGAAGCTCTTGCAAACCAAAAGCAAGTAGCCTTAGCCCCTACCTCACAACCAACACCGCAAAAGCGGCCCCGCAGCAATGTCGGGCCGCTTTTGCAGTTTAGTGGCTGCTGGCCCGTATATTTCCAAGCGTCAGCCTGCCTCTAGGCTTGCTAACGTTACGCTCTGCCTCTGCCCGTCCCACCCCGGTTTCTCTACCTCAACTCAGCAAGCCTAGCCTCGATCTGCTTCTGCATGGAGAACCTGTTACCTATTTTGTTTGCGTCGGTGGCCGGCGCGGGGCACGCTTTCGAGCCCGACCACTTGCTGGCCGTCAGCACCATGGTTTCGCGGCGCGATAGCACCTTGCTTGCCATGAAGGATGGCTTGTACTGGGGGCTTGGCCACACCACCATGATAGCGCTAGTGGGCTCCGTAATCTTACTCAGCCGAGCAACTTTTCTCACCTCCGGCTACTTTGAAGCGGCAGTAGGTTTGATGCTGGTAGTTATGGGGTTGAGCCGGCTGGCAGGCAAAGAGCCGTTGGGTTTCAAACTACCAACGGGCTCGGAACACCGGGTGGCATATACGGTGGGGCTGGTGCACGGCCTAGCGGGCAGCGGGGCGCTAGTGTTGCTGGTGATGAGTGAAATCCGTAGTCCGCTGCTGGGCATGCTCTACTTGTTGGTATTTGGGGTAGGCTCCATCCTGGGCATGTTTGGCGTGGCGGGCCTGCTAAGCATACCCTATACTCCCCGTATGCGCCTAAGCCGCCGTCTGCGGCTGGTTACCGGCATCGTTTCATCATTGGTTTGCATCCTGTACGGTGGCTGGATGATATACGTGAATGTGTAATTGTATACGAGCTATATCAGAACGTCATGCTGAGCTTGCCGAAGCATCTCGCTCGACTCATTGATTGCTATTTGTGCCTGTGCGCGAGATGCTTCGGCAAGCTCAGCATGACAGTTTTTCGTTGTTCTTTTCCTAACATCAATCCATGCACCTTTCGCCCAAAGACCTCGATAAGTTGGTGCTGCACCAAGCCGGTTTTGTAGCTCAAAAGCGCTATGCCCGCGGCCTGTTGCTTAACTATCCCGAAGCCATGGCTCTTATTGCTACGCAGCTCTTGGAGTTTATCCGCGACGGGGAGCGGGTGGCCGTGCTCATGGACAAGGGCAAACAGCTCTTGGGCTTGCAAGATGTGTTGCCCGGCGTGGCCGACATGATAGCCGAAGTACAGGTGGAAGGCACTTTCCCCGATGGCACCAAACTCGTAACGGTGCACCACCCCATCTGCCGCGAACTGGGCAACCCGGAGCTTGCCCTCTATGCCTCCGGCCTCACGCGCACTACCAGCACAGTCGTCATGGACAACGTGGTGCATCCCAACCCCGGCGAGTATCAGTTGGCCTCAGAAGACATCGTCTTGAACGCCGACCGTGCCACCGTAGAGCTAGACGTGACCAATATGGGTGACCGGCCGGTGCAAGTGGGTTCGCACTACCCATTCTTCGAAACAAACGCCGCCCTGCAATTCGACCGAGCCTTAGCCTACGGCTTCCGCCTCAACATCCCCGCCGGCACAGCTGTCCGCTTCGAGCCCGGCGAGCGGAAGCGGGTGACGCTAGTGGCCCTAGCTGGCGAGCGTATCGTGTACGGCGGCAACGGCTGGATTGACGGAAAGCTGGATGAGGAAAACAAAGCACATGCTGTCCATAAAGTCACTAATGCGAAAAGGTAAGTTCTATAGAAATATAATATTTAGTCGAAAAAATGGAAGATCATTACTTCATATTTGTTCCCGCAGAAAGCGTCAACGAGGAAGAACTGTGTTTTAGTGAAGTAGTGGACTGGGGCGTACAACACAGGTCGCACCCTAACGTCCTGAATTTAACCGAAGACGATGTTTACTTTCTCGACTACCAAACCGAGGTTCTTAGTATCGTCAGCACCGAAAATGGTAACAGCATGGTGTGGGTTGGCGAGGATGACGCTGTTTATGAGGCCGACATTAAGCGTAGCATTCACGCGCGACTTAGCCATTACCTAGTAACCATGTCAGATAATGACCAATTGCAGAAAGAGCCAAGTAAGTTGGCGCGGGCTCAGACTCTTACCCGCCAGATTCTCTACCTGTTTGAGGTAGCCATCAGCACCGAGAAAAGCATCCATTTTCGATTCTGATAAGCGGTCTTGACTTTATAATCCATAGCGTACAGTTGCGGCGCTAATTATCAACAGCCTATGTCACTCCCCATCAACCGCCGCGCGTACGCCGATATGTACGGCCCCACCACCGGCGACAAAGTGCGCCTTGGCGACACGGATTTGCTGATTGAAGTCGAGCACGATTACACAGTGTACGGCGAGGAATGCAAGTTTGGAGGCGGCAAGGTGCTGCGCGACGGCATGGGCCAAGCGGCTGGCATCGCGCAAGCCGATGCGCTGGACTTGCTAATTAGCAACGCGCTGGTCGTGGACTATACGGGCATCTACAAGGCGGATATTGGTATCAAAAACGGGCGGATTGTGGGTATTGGGAAGGCTGGTAACCCGCACATTATGCCCGGCGTGACACCCGGCATGGTGGTGGGCGTAACCACCGAGGTTATTGCTGGCGAGGGGCAGATTCTAACGGCAGGGGCCATTGACTGTCACATTCACTTCATCAGCCCGCAGCAAATACCAGAGGCGCTGGCTTCGGGCATCACGACGATGGTGGGCGGCGGCACGGGACCGGCGGCTGGCACTACCGCTACCACCTGCACGCCGGGAGCTTTCTACCTGGAAATGATGATGCGTGCCACCGAGGCGTACCCGCTAAACTTCGGCTTCCTAGGCAAAGGCAACACTTCCCGCCCCGAGGGCCTAATTGAACAGGTGGAAGCCGGTGCCCTGGGCTTTAAGCTGCACGAAGATTGGGGCACCACTCCCGCCGCCATCGACCAGTGCCTCACCATTGCCGAGTTGTACGACGTGCAAGTGTGCATCCACACCGATACGCTCAACGAAAGTGGCTTCGTGGAAACCAGCACCGCCGCCTTCAAGGGCCGCACCATCCACGCCTACCACACCGAAGGCGCGGGCGGCGGCCACGCTCCCGACATCATCAAGATATGCGGCGAGCCCAACGTTATTCCCTCGTCCACCAACCCCACCCGGCCGTTCACGGTCAACACCATCGACGAGCACCTGGATATGCTGATGGTCTGCCACCACCTCGACCGGAACATTCCCGAAGACGTGGCCTTTGCCGAAAGTCGCATCCGGGGCGAAACCATTGCCGCCGAAGATATTTTGCACGATATGGGTGCGCTCAGCATCATTTCTTCCGACTCGCAGGCCATGGGCCGAGTGGGCGAAGTGCTGACTCGCACCTGGCAAACGGCCCACAAAATGGCCCAACAGCGTGGCTCCCTGCCTGAGGATGCCGGGCGCGGTCACCACAATTTCCGGGTGAAGCGCTACGTGGCCAAGTACACCATTAACCCTGCCCGCGCCCACGGTTTCGCCGATGAGGTAGGCTCCGTAGAGCTAGGCAAACTGGCCGACTTGGTGCTGTGGAAACCACAGTTTTTCGGTGCCCGCCCCGAGATGATTATCAAGGGCGGCGTGATTGTGCAGTCCCAAATGGGTGACGCCAACGCCTCTATCCCAACGCCACAGCCCGCTTTTTCGCGCCCGATGTTTGGCTCTTTGGGTTCAGCCATTGGGCCGACATCGATGGTGTTTGTTTCGCAGACCTCTGTGGCGCATGTGCAGGCCAAGTACGGCCTCAGCAAGCAAGTAGTAGCCGTGCGCAACTGCCGCAGCGTGACCAAAAAAGATATGGCGCTCAACAACTATCTGCCCAACATTGAAGTCGACCCCGAAACCTATCGCGTAACCGTGGACGGCGTGCATCTCACCTGCGAGCCAGCCACCAAGTTGCCCTTAGCGCAGCTATACAACCTGTTTTAGAGCTAAACTAGAGTTGGTTCCCCTCAGATAAATTCCGCGCATCAAGCGGCTTGGGCCAGGGGTGATTGACTAGTCATTGCTGACGTCGCCAAAGCATATCTGTCATGCTGAGCTTGCCGAAGCATCTTGCGTGCTGACGTTGTGGTACTAAATGAGTTTACTACACTAGCGAGATGCTTCGACTGCGCTCAGCATGACCGCCTTGATAAACAAGTGAAAATCAACCACCCTTAGCCCCTCCTCATCCGAGGAGGGGAACTAGCTTTTCCTCTTTAGTTCTAGTTGTCAGCTTTCCCTCATCGATCAAACTGCATGTCTCAATTCGTCCGGCTGTTGCACCTTGTGGACTCTGCTCTGCCGACGGGTTCGTTTGCTTACTCGTATGGGTTGGAGAGCAGTTTCACGTTTGGGTTGATTAAGACGCCAACTGATTTTCGCCAGCATTTGTATGCGTATTTGCAGCAGGTGGCGAGCCTGGAGCTTCCATTTATGTACTCCTGCTTTACCGTACCGGCGTTAGGTGAGGAACTGCACCAATTGGCCGAAGAGTACGATGCGCAATTGCTGGTGCTCACGCTGCACCGGGCCAGCGTGACGCAGGGCAAAACGTGGCTGAAACTGCTAACCACGTTTTACCCTGATGCCGGTTTGCCAGAGCTACGTGCTTGGTTTGTTGCCCGGCAACTACCGCTACACTTTACCCTCAGTTTTACGCTGGCGCTGAAACAAGCTGACTTTCCGCTACCCGATTTGCAAGCAGTGTATCTGCACATGGCATTGCGCGACCAGCTTAGTGCCGCCATCCGCTTGGGCTTCCTTGGCCCATTGGAAGGTCACCGGCTGCAACATGATTTTTACACCGTGTTCGAGCATTTGCTTGCCCGCTTTGCTCGGCAATCTTACCAAGAAGCAACTCGCTCGGCCTTCTTACTCGATACCACGCAAACCTTACACGAGGATATTTACTCTAAACTGTTTCAGAACTAGCACTTCGACTTTCCAAACGCTGTAGAGACGCAACACTTCCCTTTATTCGCAACTTCACAACTTCACCTGTCATATGGCTTTTGCTGATAAACTCGCCCTGCTGCTACACGGCCACACCCACGAGTCAATGGAGTCGCCGGGCGACTTCAACGAGCGGCAAACGCGGCGGCTTCCCTCCTACCGCAATTTCCGCAAGCGCGCATTCACCGTGGGCATTGGAGGGCCGGTAGGCACCGGCAAAACGGCATTGCTTAAAGCCCTGTGCGAGCGGCTGCGCAGCGAGTACCAACTAGGTGTAGTGACCAACGACATTTTCACCCGCGAAGACGCCGAATTTCTAATTCGGAATAGCGCCCTGAGTGCCGACCGCATCGTAGGAGTGGAAACGGGAGGCTGCCCGCACGCGGCTATTCGGGAAGATATTTCGGTGAACATGGACGCGCTGGAAGACCTGATGGTGCGCTTCCCCACCCTAGATCTGCTGTTTGTGGAAAGCGGCGGCGACAACCTGGCCGCCCACTTCAGCCGCGAGCTAGTCGATTATTCCATCTACGTTATCGACGTATCGGGCGGCGACAAAATTCCGCGCAAAGGCGGCCCCGGCATCACGCAGTCCGACTTGCTGGTCATCAACAAAATCGACCTCAAAGACCTTATTCGCGCCGACTTGGGCGTAATGGAGCGCGACTCTCGCCGGATGCGCGGCGAAGGGCCCTTCCTCTTTGCTCGCGCCCTCGACGGTTTCGGCCTCGACGAAATCATTGAGCACATC contains:
- the ureG gene encoding urease accessory protein UreG codes for the protein MAFADKLALLLHGHTHESMESPGDFNERQTRRLPSYRNFRKRAFTVGIGGPVGTGKTALLKALCERLRSEYQLGVVTNDIFTREDAEFLIRNSALSADRIVGVETGGCPHAAIREDISVNMDALEDLMVRFPTLDLLFVESGGDNLAAHFSRELVDYSIYVIDVSGGDKIPRKGGPGITQSDLLVINKIDLKDLIRADLGVMERDSRRMRGEGPFLFARALDGFGLDEIIEHIHAAKARAFASVNEDRRPR
- a CDS encoding ankyrin repeat domain-containing protein, coding for MKKLLLVIVLFSGLATVTLAQTPTQKVYAAVVKNKPADVEALLKAGADPNAPVEMMPGFPTSFLILAAGRSQTEIVKILLQHKALVNKPDSFNATALMAAAGEGNMELVTLLLAAGADPKLKDNDGKDALASAKESGNAEVLKLLQTKSK
- a CDS encoding urease accessory protein UreF, with protein sequence MSQFVRLLHLVDSALPTGSFAYSYGLESSFTFGLIKTPTDFRQHLYAYLQQVASLELPFMYSCFTVPALGEELHQLAEEYDAQLLVLTLHRASVTQGKTWLKLLTTFYPDAGLPELRAWFVARQLPLHFTLSFTLALKQADFPLPDLQAVYLHMALRDQLSAAIRLGFLGPLEGHRLQHDFYTVFEHLLARFARQSYQEATRSAFLLDTTQTLHEDIYSKLFQN
- a CDS encoding bile acid:sodium symporter family protein, with product MSSPTTSKPTTSENPFVALLRRAGLLDWFLLGLMGTVALAYLVPDVGSKASPIPWKLLTTTGVALIFFFYGLRLNLEKLKAGLRNWKLHTVVQLTTFVVFPLLALAVRPFFGNEKADLLWQSIFFLCTLPSTVSTSVVMVGIAGGNLPAAIFNASISSLIGIFLTPIWTSLILHTGTGNGQLWGLALDLTWQVVLPVVVGVLLNPRFGSFAEQHKQTLRTFDQIVILLIVFTSFCESFAEGVFRSYIPTDVLLLGLGMVALYFVIFALVWGLSALLGFTREDRIVALFCGSKKSLVHGSVMASLLFPATAATGALLLPLMLYHALQIILASVMAQRMGQKTTI
- a CDS encoding urease subunit beta, whose amino-acid sequence is MHLSPKDLDKLVLHQAGFVAQKRYARGLLLNYPEAMALIATQLLEFIRDGERVAVLMDKGKQLLGLQDVLPGVADMIAEVQVEGTFPDGTKLVTVHHPICRELGNPELALYASGLTRTTSTVVMDNVVHPNPGEYQLASEDIVLNADRATVELDVTNMGDRPVQVGSHYPFFETNAALQFDRALAYGFRLNIPAGTAVRFEPGERKRVTLVALAGERIVYGGNGWIDGKLDEENKAHAVHKVTNAKR
- the ureC gene encoding urease subunit alpha; its protein translation is MSLPINRRAYADMYGPTTGDKVRLGDTDLLIEVEHDYTVYGEECKFGGGKVLRDGMGQAAGIAQADALDLLISNALVVDYTGIYKADIGIKNGRIVGIGKAGNPHIMPGVTPGMVVGVTTEVIAGEGQILTAGAIDCHIHFISPQQIPEALASGITTMVGGGTGPAAGTTATTCTPGAFYLEMMMRATEAYPLNFGFLGKGNTSRPEGLIEQVEAGALGFKLHEDWGTTPAAIDQCLTIAELYDVQVCIHTDTLNESGFVETSTAAFKGRTIHAYHTEGAGGGHAPDIIKICGEPNVIPSSTNPTRPFTVNTIDEHLDMLMVCHHLDRNIPEDVAFAESRIRGETIAAEDILHDMGALSIISSDSQAMGRVGEVLTRTWQTAHKMAQQRGSLPEDAGRGHHNFRVKRYVAKYTINPARAHGFADEVGSVELGKLADLVLWKPQFFGARPEMIIKGGVIVQSQMGDANASIPTPQPAFSRPMFGSLGSAIGPTSMVFVSQTSVAHVQAKYGLSKQVVAVRNCRSVTKKDMALNNYLPNIEVDPETYRVTVDGVHLTCEPATKLPLAQLYNLF
- a CDS encoding urease accessory protein, translated to MENLLPILFASVAGAGHAFEPDHLLAVSTMVSRRDSTLLAMKDGLYWGLGHTTMIALVGSVILLSRATFLTSGYFEAAVGLMLVVMGLSRLAGKEPLGFKLPTGSEHRVAYTVGLVHGLAGSGALVLLVMSEIRSPLLGMLYLLVFGVGSILGMFGVAGLLSIPYTPRMRLSRRLRLVTGIVSSLVCILYGGWMIYVNV